A single window of Flavobacteriales bacterium DNA harbors:
- a CDS encoding YdeI/OmpD-associated family protein, producing the protein MLDPLPILFFSSPSEWWDWLHENHAGENGLWLKLAKKNSGLVSVSYMDAVETALCWGWIDGQKKAFDDQCWIQRFTPRKPRSIWSQINKEKALRLIAENAMQPAGMKAIEAAKKSGMWDNAYAPASTITIPKDLARAFKKNPAAHAHFKTLNSQNRFAILHRIQKVKKEETRAKKITEFIELLEQGGFIYPK; encoded by the coding sequence ATTTTGGATCCCCTTCCCATTCTATTTTTTTCTTCTCCATCCGAGTGGTGGGACTGGCTGCATGAAAACCATGCCGGTGAAAACGGTTTATGGCTGAAGTTGGCTAAGAAAAATTCGGGCCTCGTTTCCGTGTCCTACATGGATGCGGTTGAAACGGCCCTTTGCTGGGGTTGGATTGACGGACAAAAAAAGGCCTTTGATGATCAGTGCTGGATCCAGCGATTCACGCCCCGAAAGCCCCGAAGCATCTGGTCACAGATCAATAAGGAAAAAGCACTGCGGCTGATTGCGGAAAATGCCATGCAACCTGCGGGCATGAAAGCCATAGAAGCCGCAAAGAAAAGCGGGATGTGGGACAATGCCTATGCCCCTGCAAGCACCATCACCATCCCGAAAGACCTGGCACGGGCATTTAAAAAGAACCCTGCTGCCCACGCCCACTTCAAAACCCTGAACAGCCAGAACCGCTTTGCCATCCTGCACCGCATTCAAAAAGTAAAAAAGGAAGAAACGCGCGCAAAGAAGATCACCGAGTTCATCGAACTGCTGGAACAGGGCGGATTTATTTATCCGAAATGA
- a CDS encoding ABC transporter permease yields the protein MTKNKEIRTKGHREGLLWRELRRNKGALASVYLLAFLAVIALLAPMLANNMPLYMSYRGQHLFPAFSFQNKYHFPADGTGPEENIQLDIADWKHMNCDAVIWAPVTYDPQNIDIYNARYVAPGGEQVFKNPDGVSVSMPPRFRHWLGTGKKGEDVLSGLIHGTRVSLSIGFISMGIAAMLGILLGAIAGYFGDHKLTTTRGQMLMSIPGLILGWFYGFQCRTVALSEAMTGSGWHILGASLVSVTIMGVVFFVFIRLGKLLSRIPYLGVTTRIPADSIISRLIEIFISIPNLILIITISAIARPSMINLMVIIGLTTWTGIARLTRAELLKIRNLEYIQAGQALGLSEWRVILKHALPNGIAPALISVAFGIANAILVESALSFLGIGVPPETVTWGSMLFDGREHFEAWWLVIFPGLAIFFTVTAYNLLGEGIRDAIDPKARHRHVSK from the coding sequence ATGACAAAAAATAAGGAGATACGGACCAAAGGGCACAGGGAAGGCCTTTTGTGGAGGGAACTTCGCAGGAACAAAGGGGCGCTCGCATCGGTATACCTGCTTGCGTTTCTTGCCGTGATTGCTTTGCTGGCACCCATGTTGGCCAACAACATGCCTTTGTACATGTCTTACCGGGGACAACATCTGTTTCCCGCATTTTCATTCCAGAACAAATACCATTTTCCTGCTGATGGGACCGGCCCGGAAGAAAACATCCAGCTTGATATCGCCGATTGGAAACACATGAATTGCGATGCGGTGATCTGGGCGCCGGTAACATATGATCCGCAGAATATTGACATCTATAACGCCCGGTATGTTGCGCCGGGTGGCGAACAGGTTTTTAAGAACCCGGATGGCGTTTCGGTTTCCATGCCGCCACGTTTCCGGCATTGGCTGGGTACGGGAAAAAAAGGAGAAGACGTATTGTCAGGATTGATACACGGCACACGGGTTTCACTTTCAATCGGATTCATATCCATGGGCATCGCAGCAATGCTGGGCATTCTACTGGGTGCCATCGCCGGTTATTTTGGTGACCACAAACTCACCACCACGCGCGGACAAATGCTGATGAGCATACCCGGCTTGATCCTGGGATGGTTCTATGGATTTCAGTGCAGGACGGTTGCCCTGTCCGAAGCCATGACAGGCTCCGGCTGGCACATACTGGGAGCTTCCCTGGTCAGTGTAACAATCATGGGTGTTGTGTTTTTTGTATTCATTCGCCTGGGAAAACTACTCAGCCGCATACCCTATCTGGGGGTCACCACCCGCATTCCCGCCGACAGCATCATCTCCCGATTGATCGAAATTTTCATTTCCATTCCCAACCTCATCCTGATCATCACCATCTCGGCCATTGCACGTCCGTCCATGATTAACCTGATGGTGATCATCGGATTGACCACGTGGACCGGAATCGCGCGTCTTACGCGGGCGGAGTTATTAAAAATCCGAAACCTGGAATACATACAAGCCGGGCAGGCATTGGGTTTGAGTGAATGGAGGGTGATCCTGAAACATGCCCTGCCCAACGGCATTGCCCCGGCCCTGATATCGGTGGCGTTCGGCATCGCCAATGCCATCCTGGTTGAATCCGCATTGTCATTCCTCGGCATCGGTGTTCCCCCGGAAACCGTCACCTGGGGATCCATGTTGTTCGACGGTCGTGAGCACTTCGAAGCATGGTGGCTGGTCATCTTTCCAGGCCTGGCCATCTTTTTCACCGTTACCGCATACAACCTTCTGGGCGAAGGCATCCGGGATGCCATTGACCCGAAAGCACGCCACCGCCATGTTTCAAAATAA
- a CDS encoding TonB-dependent receptor — MKKILFILLCFPYLTTQAQDYQQTIRGTVVDRDSELPIIGANVIIMDSDPIMGSATDADGKFKIEQVPVGRVTLIVRYLGYEEQIIPNVLVTSGKQTVLQIKMVESVVKLETVTIQADQQTQGEVANEMATLSARPFSVEETKRYAGSFDDPARMALSFAGVTSNDDIMNELVVRGNSPRGVLWRLEGIEIPNPNHFGDVGSSGGGISMLSSHMMSNSDFFTGAFPAEFGNATSAVFDMNLRKGNSETGEYAVQAGILGTDIAAEGPFKKGYSGSYLANYRYSTLALMNIIGIKIVGDAAPDFQDLSYNVLLPTKKAGTFSVFGLGGINGIEENWEGDSSKFENHVRNHMGVTGITHKFWLNDKSFIRSVVATSVTSFNYRENQLDTNGNFLHETDHNSHVSTDLRGSVLWNMKANARHTFRVGVNANRMAYQLASSYYNEDTDAKVVTLDTKGHTYTIQPYAAWNYRINEKLTLNSGIHYTRLTLNNRDALEPRIGLKWQINNLQSLSAAFGLHSHVEDASVYQAQRTLPNGKVVFPNKDLGFLKARHYVVAYSRRLAEKLNLKTELYYQELYNVPVPNYPNTPYSAINSSDGYTTDSLINKGTGRNNGVELTLERYYDDGYYFLVTGSLYESKYTSLDNVERNTVFNSNFATNWLGGKEWKVGKNNKKNTIGLSGKVVWSGGRRQTPILLEESIQAGHTVYDETNIYGKRAPSYYRIDMQLLYRKNRPKTTSTWKLDIQNVTNHENIYDYFFDRHTNSIRTSYQLGLLPVLSYKFEF; from the coding sequence ATGAAAAAGATCTTATTCATTTTACTCTGCTTCCCGTATCTAACGACACAGGCACAGGATTATCAGCAGACCATTCGTGGCACCGTGGTTGACCGGGATTCGGAGCTTCCCATCATTGGCGCCAATGTCATCATCATGGATTCCGACCCGATCATGGGCAGCGCAACGGATGCCGACGGGAAGTTCAAGATCGAGCAGGTACCCGTGGGCCGGGTGACCCTGATCGTGCGCTATCTGGGATATGAAGAACAGATCATCCCCAACGTGTTGGTCACATCCGGAAAACAAACCGTGCTTCAGATCAAGATGGTGGAATCCGTGGTCAAACTAGAAACCGTTACCATTCAGGCTGACCAGCAAACACAGGGAGAAGTAGCCAACGAGATGGCCACACTCAGCGCACGTCCCTTTTCCGTGGAAGAAACCAAAAGGTATGCTGGAAGTTTTGATGACCCTGCACGGATGGCATTGTCATTTGCCGGGGTAACCTCCAACGACGACATCATGAATGAACTGGTGGTACGGGGCAACAGTCCGCGCGGTGTGCTCTGGCGCCTGGAAGGCATTGAGATCCCTAACCCGAACCATTTCGGCGACGTCGGTTCTTCCGGAGGCGGTATCTCGATGTTAAGCAGCCATATGATGAGCAATTCCGATTTTTTCACGGGTGCGTTTCCGGCTGAATTCGGCAATGCCACCTCGGCGGTGTTTGACATGAACTTGCGAAAAGGCAATTCCGAAACCGGAGAGTATGCGGTTCAGGCCGGTATACTTGGTACCGATATCGCAGCGGAAGGCCCGTTCAAAAAAGGATACTCAGGTTCTTACCTGGCCAATTACCGTTACAGTACGCTGGCCCTGATGAACATCATCGGTATCAAGATTGTGGGGGATGCCGCCCCAGACTTCCAGGATCTATCGTACAATGTGCTGCTTCCCACAAAAAAAGCCGGCACGTTCAGCGTATTCGGCCTGGGTGGCATCAATGGCATCGAAGAAAACTGGGAAGGCGATTCTTCAAAATTCGAAAACCACGTGCGCAACCACATGGGTGTAACCGGCATTACGCATAAATTCTGGCTGAATGACAAATCGTTCATCCGAAGCGTGGTGGCCACTTCGGTAACCTCCTTCAATTACCGGGAAAACCAACTTGACACCAACGGTAATTTCCTGCACGAGACCGATCACAACAGCCATGTCAGCACCGACCTGCGCGGATCGGTTTTATGGAACATGAAAGCCAATGCCCGGCATACATTCCGTGTTGGGGTGAACGCCAATCGCATGGCCTATCAACTGGCCAGCAGCTACTACAATGAAGATACGGATGCCAAGGTTGTCACACTCGACACCAAAGGCCACACTTACACCATACAGCCCTATGCTGCGTGGAACTACAGGATCAATGAGAAGCTGACATTGAACAGCGGCATTCACTATACCCGGCTCACCCTGAACAACCGGGATGCGCTGGAGCCACGCATCGGACTGAAATGGCAGATCAACAACCTGCAATCACTGAGTGCAGCCTTCGGCCTCCACAGCCATGTGGAAGATGCCAGTGTATACCAGGCTCAACGTACCTTACCGAACGGCAAGGTTGTTTTTCCAAACAAAGATCTGGGTTTCCTGAAAGCCCGTCACTACGTAGTGGCATACTCCCGCCGGCTGGCTGAAAAGCTGAACCTGAAAACCGAGCTTTACTATCAGGAGCTATATAACGTACCCGTTCCCAACTACCCAAACACCCCTTACTCTGCCATCAACAGCTCGGATGGTTACACCACCGATTCGCTGATCAACAAAGGCACCGGCAGGAACAATGGGGTTGAACTCACCCTGGAGCGTTATTACGACGATGGCTACTATTTCCTGGTCACCGGATCTTTGTATGAATCCAAATACACGTCGCTGGATAATGTAGAACGGAATACGGTCTTCAACAGCAACTTCGCCACCAACTGGCTCGGAGGAAAGGAATGGAAAGTGGGAAAGAACAACAAGAAGAACACCATCGGCCTGAGTGGAAAGGTGGTTTGGTCGGGAGGAAGGAGACAAACCCCGATCCTGCTGGAGGAATCCATACAAGCCGGACACACGGTGTATGATGAAACAAACATCTATGGAAAGAGGGCCCCTTCCTACTACCGCATTGACATGCAGTTGCTGTACCGCAAGAACCGGCCTAAGACCACCAGTACCTGGAAGCTCGACATCCAGAATGTGACCAACCACGAAAACATTTACGATTACTTTTTCGACCGGCACACCAACAGCATCCGTACGTCCTATCAGCTGGGCCTGCTACCGGTGTTGTCGTACAAGTTTGAGTTTTAA
- a CDS encoding ABC transporter permease: MGKYFLRRILIFIPTLVLITLLGFTLSQYMPGDPVDRLLTSASAGGELLQQSQSMQQQKRLWRHKLGLDLPVFYVHITSLAEPDTLYRIYPKSVRNAMERLIATYGNWPEIQQYRMALEHLTSLHNNLDPDSGFYAGAHPDSVLATLNRCMFESTGLLSIYDPDQLEVRFKQLATDYGKYACLRPFASALADVRTALGRVREHPAKWKAYVPVLRFYGNNQYHRWMFGDGEFSRGILRGDFGISFVNRQPISNILPSRIGWSLFFTLISVVLSYLISIPIGIRSAVKRHSRFDRLSSLFLFILYSLPGFWVATLLLMTFANPDILPWLPASGIAPPTGFPDGSSWWSRLMTTLPYLVLPVICYTYSSFAFLSRTMRISMIEVQEMDFIRTARAKGLGEGTVIYRHALRNALLPIITVFTNLFPYAIGGSVILETIFTIPGMGLEMYEAIMSKDHPVIIAVLTLSGVLTLVGFLLADMLYAIADPRITYDKK, encoded by the coding sequence ATGGGGAAATATTTCCTCCGTCGGATCCTCATTTTTATTCCTACCCTGGTACTGATCACTTTGTTGGGTTTTACCCTGAGTCAGTACATGCCGGGAGATCCGGTTGACCGGCTGCTGACTTCGGCCAGTGCCGGCGGTGAGCTGCTCCAGCAGTCACAAAGCATGCAACAGCAAAAACGGTTGTGGCGACATAAACTCGGGCTCGACCTGCCTGTATTCTATGTGCATATAACAAGCCTTGCCGAACCCGATACCCTGTACCGCATCTACCCGAAAAGTGTGCGCAATGCCATGGAAAGATTGATCGCTACTTATGGCAACTGGCCTGAAATCCAGCAATACCGCATGGCGTTGGAGCACCTCACAAGCCTGCACAACAACCTGGATCCTGACAGTGGTTTTTATGCCGGGGCGCACCCTGACTCCGTGTTGGCCACGCTCAACCGTTGCATGTTCGAAAGCACCGGCCTGCTGTCCATCTACGATCCCGATCAACTGGAGGTACGTTTCAAACAACTGGCTACCGACTACGGCAAGTATGCCTGTCTCCGGCCTTTCGCCAGTGCGCTGGCAGACGTGAGGACTGCACTCGGGCGTGTACGGGAACATCCTGCCAAATGGAAAGCCTACGTACCCGTTTTGCGCTTTTACGGGAACAACCAGTATCACCGTTGGATGTTCGGAGACGGTGAATTTTCGAGGGGCATCCTCCGGGGTGATTTCGGTATTTCATTTGTGAACCGGCAACCCATTTCAAACATTCTTCCTTCACGCATCGGATGGTCACTGTTCTTCACACTCATTTCAGTTGTACTTTCTTACCTGATCAGCATTCCCATCGGTATCCGCTCTGCGGTGAAACGTCACTCCCGTTTTGATCGCCTGTCGTCATTGTTCCTGTTCATCCTCTATTCACTGCCAGGATTCTGGGTGGCCACGCTGTTGCTGATGACCTTTGCCAACCCGGATATCCTTCCGTGGCTGCCTGCTTCCGGCATCGCTCCCCCTACAGGATTTCCCGACGGCAGTTCCTGGTGGAGCCGGCTGATGACCACACTCCCCTACCTGGTTCTTCCGGTGATCTGCTACACATACAGTTCTTTTGCATTCCTGTCCCGCACCATGCGCATCTCCATGATTGAAGTACAGGAAATGGATTTCATTCGTACCGCCCGCGCGAAAGGACTCGGGGAAGGCACGGTCATATACCGGCATGCCCTCAGAAACGCACTTCTACCGATCATCACGGTGTTCACCAACCTCTTCCCCTATGCCATTGGCGGATCGGTTATCCTGGAAACCATCTTCACCATCCCCGGAATGGGTTTGGAGATGTACGAAGCCATTATGAGCAAAGACCACCCGGTAATTATCGCCGTACTCACCCTGTCAGGGGTTCTTACGCTTGTCGGGTTCCTGCTTGCAGACATGTTGTACGCCATTGCTGATCCACGTATCACTTATGACAAAAAATAA
- a CDS encoding DUF885 domain-containing protein: MKYFVVSIAMVAIGLSSCQQNSEPQESASNDSVPAFSDMLEQYHEDLFRFYPLSATYEGDNRFNDQLPNSLSLSFRTDLKSFYQGYLDRLVQYNRDSLNENDQVSYDVLQWECQMALDEMAYDMHLMPINQFNSLLLEIGQQAGGTSAQPFKTAKDYENWIQRLQGYVDWMDTAVACMQKGIDKQIVLPKPLAEKVIPQLAALDHGPVESHLFYTPAAHLPEGLSENQKEQITATYRAMVSDQIIPAYQRMRKFFEETYLPACRATSGIDGIPNGKEYYQLQIKKYTTTDMTADQVFEVGTKEVDRLMKELEAVKQQVGYEGDLKSFFDYVRNRKELMPYTDAQQVIDHFKAIHEKMKPNLEKLFRHTPKAGFEVRRTEAFREASASAEYVAGSNDGSRPGIFYVPVPDAKKYNIFGDEDLFLHEAIPGHHYQVSLAQENQDLPTFRQRLWYSAYGEGWALYSESLGKELGLYTDPYQYFGMLSGEMHRAIRLVVDVGMHVKGWTREEAIQYSLEHEAEPEASIVAEIERYMSWPGQALSYKIGQLKIRELRTYAEHELGDAFDIRAFHDLVLGSGCIPLAILESRVKNWVAAQKANA; this comes from the coding sequence ATGAAGTATTTTGTAGTATCTATCGCCATGGTTGCCATCGGACTATCTTCCTGTCAACAAAATTCCGAACCGCAGGAGTCCGCCTCCAATGATTCCGTTCCCGCATTTTCAGACATGCTGGAACAGTACCATGAAGATCTGTTCCGTTTCTACCCGTTGTCTGCTACCTACGAAGGCGATAATCGTTTCAACGATCAGCTGCCCAATTCGCTTTCATTGTCGTTCCGCACGGATCTGAAATCCTTTTACCAGGGATACCTCGACCGGCTGGTGCAGTACAACCGGGATTCGCTGAATGAAAACGACCAGGTCAGTTATGACGTGTTGCAATGGGAGTGTCAGATGGCATTGGATGAAATGGCATATGATATGCACCTCATGCCCATCAACCAGTTCAACAGCCTGCTGCTTGAAATCGGGCAACAGGCCGGAGGCACCAGCGCACAACCGTTCAAGACAGCAAAGGATTACGAAAACTGGATCCAGCGTCTTCAGGGGTATGTGGATTGGATGGATACCGCCGTGGCCTGCATGCAGAAAGGCATCGACAAGCAGATCGTGTTGCCGAAGCCGCTTGCCGAAAAGGTGATTCCGCAGCTGGCGGCATTGGACCACGGTCCGGTGGAATCCCACCTGTTCTATACACCGGCGGCACATCTGCCTGAAGGATTGTCGGAAAATCAAAAAGAACAGATCACCGCCACCTACCGCGCCATGGTGAGCGATCAGATCATTCCGGCATACCAGCGAATGCGCAAATTCTTTGAGGAGACATATCTCCCGGCCTGCAGGGCCACTTCCGGCATCGACGGCATTCCGAACGGCAAAGAGTACTATCAGCTCCAGATCAAGAAATACACCACCACCGATATGACGGCCGATCAGGTGTTTGAGGTGGGCACAAAGGAGGTGGACCGGCTGATGAAGGAACTGGAAGCCGTTAAGCAGCAGGTGGGGTATGAAGGTGATCTGAAATCCTTTTTCGACTATGTGCGCAACAGGAAGGAACTCATGCCTTACACCGATGCGCAACAGGTGATCGATCATTTCAAGGCCATTCACGAGAAGATGAAGCCAAACCTGGAGAAGCTGTTCCGCCACACACCGAAAGCCGGATTCGAGGTGCGCCGCACCGAAGCCTTCCGTGAGGCGTCTGCCAGCGCCGAGTATGTGGCCGGAAGCAACGACGGAAGCCGGCCCGGGATCTTTTACGTACCTGTTCCGGATGCGAAGAAATACAACATCTTCGGTGATGAAGACCTCTTCCTGCACGAAGCCATTCCGGGACATCACTACCAGGTGTCTCTTGCGCAGGAAAATCAGGACCTTCCGACCTTCCGCCAAAGGCTGTGGTACAGCGCCTATGGTGAAGGATGGGCTTTGTATTCCGAATCGCTGGGTAAAGAACTGGGCTTGTATACCGATCCGTACCAGTATTTCGGCATGTTGAGCGGAGAGATGCACCGGGCCATCCGCCTGGTGGTGGATGTGGGCATGCATGTAAAGGGTTGGACGCGGGAAGAAGCCATTCAGTATTCACTGGAGCACGAAGCTGAACCGGAAGCCAGCATTGTGGCGGAGATAGAAAGGTACATGTCGTGGCCCGGACAGGCGCTTTCCTATAAGATCGGGCAGTTGAAAATCAGGGAGCTCCGGACGTATGCGGAACATGAGCTGGGTGATGCTTTTGACATCCGTGCATTCCACGACCTGGTGCTGGGGAGCGGATGCATCCCGTTGGCCATCCTGGAAAGCCGTGTTAAAAACTGGGTGGCTGCGCAGAAAGCAAACGCCTGA
- a CDS encoding SRPBCC domain-containing protein gives MNHTTTTITVETVVSVPVEKVWKAWTTPEDITQWNQASEDWHTPHSTNDLRVGGKFTSRMEAKDGSAGFDFEGIYEEVITQQRIVYSIADGRKVKVTFSTEAGGTKVTETFDAENVHSVDMQRTGWQAILDSFKKHVEGKWRH, from the coding sequence ATGAACCATACAACAACCACCATAACCGTCGAAACCGTCGTGAGCGTCCCGGTTGAAAAGGTCTGGAAGGCATGGACCACTCCCGAAGACATCACTCAATGGAACCAGGCCTCCGAGGATTGGCACACCCCTCACTCCACAAATGATCTGCGTGTGGGCGGTAAATTCACCTCACGCATGGAAGCGAAAGATGGCAGCGCCGGTTTCGATTTTGAAGGCATATACGAAGAAGTGATCACACAACAACGCATCGTGTACAGCATTGCCGACGGGCGCAAGGTGAAAGTGACTTTCTCAACGGAAGCCGGAGGCACAAAAGTCACGGAGACCTTTGATGCGGAAAATGTGCATTCTGTAGACATGCAACGTACAGGCTGGCAGGCTATCCTTGACAGCTTCAAAAAGCATGTGGAGGGAAAGTGGAGACATTAG
- a CDS encoding MFS transporter codes for MPFPTRNLSVVLPTVVVAQLLCTSMWFAGNSVVGALADEYGLGHDILASLTSSVQVGFIAGTLVYALLGIADRFPPSKVFMVSALLGSIANAAVTWGIQGEGTLMASRFTTGFFLAGIYPVGMKIVSDYFELGLGKALGWLVGALVMGTALPHLIRAYDATLSWRLVFWFTSALTVVGALAVGLGVAPGPHRKPAPRMDMGASLKVFRNKAFRIAAFGYFGHMWELYTFWAFLPTLLTMKHPGSPTAWPTFVVIASGAIGCITGGLLARKAGSEKVAYGALIVSGLCCLAAGWLLSVHIPDRVWYLFLVLWGLTVVADSPQFSALVAQTAPPERKGTALTVTTCIGFSITIGSIYCMQYVISLLPQSTVFMLLAIGPALALANRFAR; via the coding sequence ATGCCCTTCCCCACCCGCAACCTATCCGTCGTACTGCCCACCGTGGTGGTCGCACAGCTCCTCTGCACATCCATGTGGTTCGCAGGTAATTCCGTGGTTGGGGCTTTGGCGGATGAGTACGGACTGGGTCACGACATCCTGGCCTCCCTCACATCATCGGTGCAAGTGGGATTCATTGCCGGGACACTGGTATATGCCCTGCTCGGCATTGCCGACCGCTTCCCTCCTTCCAAAGTATTTATGGTTAGTGCACTGCTGGGATCCATTGCCAATGCCGCCGTCACGTGGGGCATTCAGGGCGAAGGCACGCTGATGGCATCGCGGTTCACCACCGGGTTTTTCCTTGCCGGCATCTACCCGGTAGGCATGAAAATCGTGAGCGACTATTTTGAACTGGGACTGGGAAAAGCCCTGGGCTGGCTGGTAGGCGCCCTGGTGATGGGAACCGCTTTGCCGCATCTGATCCGTGCATACGACGCCACCCTGTCATGGCGACTGGTGTTCTGGTTCACGTCGGCGTTGACGGTGGTTGGTGCACTGGCAGTCGGTCTGGGAGTTGCACCCGGACCGCACCGGAAGCCGGCACCCCGGATGGACATGGGTGCATCCCTGAAGGTATTTCGCAACAAGGCTTTCCGGATCGCGGCGTTCGGATACTTCGGACACATGTGGGAGTTGTACACGTTCTGGGCCTTCCTCCCCACCCTACTCACCATGAAACACCCGGGATCACCGACCGCCTGGCCCACTTTTGTTGTGATCGCGTCCGGAGCCATCGGTTGCATTACCGGAGGTCTGCTGGCGCGAAAAGCCGGAAGCGAAAAGGTAGCATATGGTGCATTGATCGTATCCGGACTGTGTTGCCTGGCTGCAGGATGGCTGTTGTCGGTTCACATACCCGATAGGGTGTGGTATCTGTTCCTCGTGCTATGGGGCCTGACTGTGGTGGCGGACTCGCCCCAGTTTTCCGCACTGGTGGCTCAAACCGCACCACCCGAACGAAAAGGAACCGCACTTACCGTGACCACATGCATCGGGTTTTCCATCACCATCGGCAGCATCTATTGCATGCAGTATGTCATCTCCCTCTTGCCCCAGTCAACCGTATTCATGCTGCTGGCCATCGGACCTGCACTGGCATTGGCAAACCGCTTTGCAAGGTAA